Within the Arachis duranensis cultivar V14167 chromosome 10, aradu.V14167.gnm2.J7QH, whole genome shotgun sequence genome, the region AATGCAACCATAGTGATTGTCATGAAACTGTTTGATTAAAAGGTTAAATTACTCTGCTTTGCTTGCTTCTCATGACATCATTTTGCTCTCATTTTTCCAGTTCCCACTGCTATATCAAGAAGGTGTACAAAACGTCCTGTTTAGCTGGAAACGAATCCTCGGCTGGGCCTTCAACGGAGTCCTAAACGCTACCCTGATATTCTTCTTTTGCGTCAAGGCAATCGAGTATCAGGCATTCCGAAAAGGTGGTGAAGTTGCCGGGCTCGAAGAACTTGGAGCCACAATGTACACTTGTGTAGTTTGGGTTGTTAATTGCCAAATGGCATTATCCATAAATTACTTCACCTACATTCAACACATTTTCATTTGGGGTGGCATTCTTTTGTGGTATTTATTCCTCTTAGCATATGGTGCCATGGATCCTACTCTTTCAACCACTGCATATAAGGTCTTTGTTGAGGCTTGTGCTCCAGCACCATCTTACTGGCTCATCACTCTTCTTGTTCTCCTCGCTTCGCTCCTTCCTTATTTCGTCTACGCGTCGATCCAAATGCGGTTCTTCCCTATGTTCCATCAGATGATACAGTGGATAAGGAGTGATGGCCAAGCAACTGACCCCGAATATGTTAATATTGTCCGGCAGAGGTCGATAAGACACACGACAGTTGGCTTTACCGCCCGTTTCCAGGCGTCCCAACGGCTTGAAGCCTCGAAACGTCTTCAAGTCTGAGAAGAACAAGgtataattctttttgttttgttgtatgAAAGATTCTTTAGTAGGAACAAAATGAATGTAATAACAATCTATGTAGTGTACATATTTGAGGTAGACATTGGTCTTCCTTGGGTTACAAGAAATCTCAAGGGTTATCCTTAAGAAACCACTGTCTGGTTTCTCTTCGGAAAATGAAAGAGGAATTTTGGGTCCATCAAAGATCTTATTAGGATACCTTTTTTGCGcactaattaagtaattaaatagtccaaaaaaaaattgatcaagGCATTTTTTTCCCTCAAAAgatagatattattttattattataaaataataatgtttcCATAAGGAAGTAAAAAGAAGTTGGGTATTCCTAATTATCACCAAATGTGATTGAAAAACAAATAGCTTAAGAAAGAGTAAAGTAAGAATAAAGAGAAATTGTTAGCATTCATCAAGTATGGCTATTGAGTTCACGCACTAGACTGCTGGCTTCTTGCACTATCTTTGGCGCTGGGCTTATTAATTTCTCTAAGACATACCTATTCCTCGCTTTCCAAATACTCCAACACACCGCTGCGATGAAGAGGATCTTTTGTCTACCTTCGATTTGAGCCGTTGTCCAAGATAATGCTCGTTGCCACCAATTGATGAAGGTCTCCTCTTCTCTCTGCCATAAGTCAGGGGTTATTAAGCTTAGACTCCAAATTATTGAAGACAGAGGGCATTGGAACAAGGCATGAGAAATTGATTCATTTTTCAGCATGCATCTTGGGCAAGTGGCAAGGGTGGATGCAAACCGGCTATGAATTTGTTGCAAAATCGGAAGCTTTTCATGAAGACTCTTCCataaaaagatattaatttTATGAGGTAATTTTAATTCCCAAATGCCAATCCATACTCTGTTGTTCTGTATGTTCTGAGGCATCAATGAAGTAGGAGAATGAAAGAACCCATAAGCAACTTTGTATCCTGACCCAACTTCGTATATACCAGATTTTGTCCAGCACTAATTaacttcatcctcctcctctgttGGTTTGatggaaaaaattttattgcatATATCAACTGGAAAAATTGACTCAATCAGGTTTTTGTTCCAGCTTCTATCAGGATTTAGTAGCGCACTAACATAATACATTTATAGATTCGGTGGGATTGTCACTACAGCTTGAGGGACATTAAAGGGCAATGGTGGTGGGAGCCAGGGATCATGGAAGATGCGGACATTAGCACCAAAGCCTATTTTCCATAACAAGCCTTTCTCAATAATCTTGCGGCCTTCAAGGACACTTCTCCAGCCCCATGACGATATGCTTCCTATCTCTGCATGTAAGAAATCTGTATATCTGAAATATTTAGCTTTGAACATTCTTGATAGTGTAGAGTTAAGGTATTTCATTAGACACCAATATTGTTTGCCCAATAAGGCCAAATTTTGTGCCCTTAGATCTTTGATCCCCAACCCTCCATCTTTCTTTGGTCTCGTCATTGTGTCCCATTTAATCCAAACCATTCTTTGTTCTGCGCCTTTTTGACCCCACCAAAATTGCGAGAGCATGCTATGAATCTCAGTTAACAGCGTGTCCGGGAGCTTGAAACAAGAGAGTGTGTAAATAGGAATCGCTTCCCCCACCACTCTCAATAGCGTATGCCTGCCACCTGAGGATAATAAACTTCTTTTCCAACCCATAATCCTCTTCTGAACTTTATCCTTGATAGCTCCAAAGGTtactttctttgattttttaaacTATGGAGGGTAGCCCCAAGTATTTGTCTTGGGCTCCGATATGTTCAATATTTAGTGTCTGCGCAATTGCTAGTCTTGTGTTCTGAGGTGTGTTGTGACCGAAAAAGATGGCCGACTTGTTCAAATTGACTTTTTGCCCACTGAAGCCCTCGTAGATCTCTAGCAAGTCCAAAATGTTTTGGCTTGTATTAGGCGAGCCCTTGCAAAAAAGGATTGAATCATCAGCAAACAAAAGGTGATTAGCTGTTTGGCATCTCCGATTAACTTGAACTCCTTGAATTAATCTGTTTTGCTCTGCCTTGTGTAGCAAGAAGAAGGCTCTTCCGCACAAAAAAGAAATAGATATGGAGATAGGGGGTCACCCTGTCGGATGCCCCTATTTGGCCTAGAGTAGCCAAAAGGTTGCCCTTCCACAACAACAGTGTAAGAAACAGTCGTTACCAATTCCTTAGTCCCGTTAATCCATTTAGCATCAAAGCCCAACTTTTCCATGATGTACCATAAGAAGTGCCATTCAACCCTATCATAAGCCTTGCTTATATCTAGTTTAATAGCCATCTCATGATCTGCTCCAgttctcttatttttcaaatagtGCATACATTCGTGGGAAATTAGAATATTATCTGAGATGAGTCTACCTTTGAGAAAAGCACTTTGATTTGGGCTTatgattttattcataatacCTTGTAGTAGGTGCACCataactttaaaaataattttatacataactGAGGACAAACTAATCGGTCGTACCTGAGTCATGTCACTGGCATCTGGCACCtttggaatcaaacaaatttgaGTATGGTTGAAGCTTTTTAGAATTCTGCCACTGTGAAAGAAACTTCGCACAGCCTTAAAAACGTCACCTCCAACTATATcccagaaaaagtgaaaaaacttAGCTGTAAACCCGTCATCACCAGGAGCACTCTGAGCATGAACACTGAACGTAGCTCTTTTGACCTCGTCCATAGTTACCGGCCTTTGGAGCCTACGGTTCATGGAAGCTGTAACCTTAGGCTCCAAATCCTCCAAATATGGATTCGGATCAACCGAACAAGAAGAAGTAAAAATATCACAGAAGTAGTTTTCAACTACCTTTGCAATATCCTCCGGTTTCGATGCAATCTCATTGTTCTTCCTAACTAATCTCCAAATTCTGTTCTTTCGCACCCTTGATTGAAATTTCTGGTGAAAGAATCTGGTGTTCTGATCTccttctcttagccatttgACTCTAGATTTTTCTCTCTAATAGCTCTCTTCTTTCATATATGCTAGCTCTAACTTCTCTTCCAATCTGGTAATCTCCTCTCCCCCATTGATTCCAGCCATCCGCAACTCCTCTAGGCTAGCTTGAAGGTCCTTAATTTCTTTCTGAGAGTTTTCTTTGTGAGTTATCTGCCATTGAACTAATCTATGTCTACATTCTTTCAACTTTTGGGCCAAGAAGAACATACCGGAGCTTACTACTTCCATTTTCCACACTTCGCTGACAATTCTTTTGACATCATCTTCTCCACACTAACGTTCCTGGTATTTAAAACGCCTTTTACTATGCCAGGATTGAGGTTCAGTTTCCATCAAGATAGGAGCAAGATCCGAGCCTGATTCTGTGAGCCTGTGCACCACTGCATTCGGAAACTTCAGCTTCCATCCCATCCCTACTAAATAGCGGTCAAGCCTCTCCTTCACCAAATTCTCTCCTTGTCTTCGATTTGTCCACGTGAAAGGCCGCCCCACCATTCCAATATCCACTAATTCGTTGCtatcaataaaattaatgaatgttGCAATGGTAGTTGCTGATTTTTGGCCTCCACCCTCCTTTTCCGCTTGACTTATTATAGCATTAAAATCTCCCACTATTACCACTTTTCCTTCTAGTTGTTGACTCATTGTTGTAAGCTCCTCAAACTGTAAGGCTCGAATTTGTTCCGAACAGCTCAAATGGATACCAA harbors:
- the LOC107470859 gene encoding uncharacterized mitochondrial protein AtMg00310-like; this encodes MGWKRSLLSSGGRHTLLRVVGEAIPIYTLSCFKLPDTLLTEIHSMLSQFWWGQKGAEQRMVWIKWDTMTRPKKDGGLGIKDLRAQNLALLGKQYWCLMKYLNSTLSRMFKAKYFRYTDFLHAEIGSISSWGWRSVLEGRKIIEKGLLWKIGFGANVRIFHDPWLPPPLPFNVPQAVVTIPPNL